Genomic window (Triticum dicoccoides isolate Atlit2015 ecotype Zavitan unplaced genomic scaffold, WEW_v2.0 scaffold200153, whole genome shotgun sequence):
cggaggctatCATTGAGCGTAGTCCGCTGTACACTAGCACACGGATCGTCGATTCCACCACAGGCCGTGTACGTACGGCAAAATCAACATCCTCCCCCGCCTCCCCTCCCAAGCTTTGCTAATACAGTACTACTAATACTAATATACTACAGCTTTGCTATCTAGAAAAAGCATACAAGAGCCAATAGATGCATTAGCATGATGATGATTCTGGCCGGCCAATGCCTTTGCTAATGTACACACTGCCTGCCGCAGGACCTCACGCCCAATCAGAGGAAAGATGCCATCTTCCGCTTGGCTCAAATCCATGCTCAGAAAGAGGACCTCTACAACACAATCGCTGCCTGGCAAGCTGACTACACTGCTAAGGGCAATGTAGTGACCCGGAAAAACAACCTTTTGCTCAAACAACTCTCTCAGCATGTCAAACCTAGACCCGATGACCCCCGCTGGTATCTCTCTCCCCCTTCACCTCACCTGGCTAATAATGCATAtattaaaacaaaaacaaaaaaaccttTTTTCTTTTTGATCTATCCAGGGCAAAATCCCCTGATTAAACCGTTACTAGCACCCTTATCAAGCATTCTAGAAAAGACATCCACTACATGATTTAAAAGGATCTATTAAAACTTGGAATTGGCCTAAACTTTCTCATGCTCCTAGCATCGCCTTCCTTAGGAATTAGAGCCGGCCACCCTACCAATCATTACTTTATCTATCCCATGTTCTTGATTTTATTGCTACCACCTACCAGTTAACTGTATCACCTGATCTGCAGGCGCTCAAGTCAGCGGGCAGTATACTTTAATGATTTCCTCAAATTCACGGGGGCAGTTTTGATCGGCAAAATGGCAGGGGATGCCTTTAGTCAGTACAAGGCAAAACAAGATCATGATGGCCACAAGGGATCAAGCTAGCTTGCTGCATACAAGTCAACTAGTTAGTACCTGGTCTTGCAGAGAACCAAATCATAGGGCATATATCATATCTACTAGCTAGCTTCTTATCACAGTTGTAAGAATGTTGTGAATGTGCCTACCGCCGTTGTCGTCTCTGTTTAATTATGTTGCCTCCTTCTATCAGTGTGTGTCATATCTGTTTTGCTCATGAGTCAGTCTCGTCGAATTAAATAACTAGCTGTTGGTCGCTGTATATATGTGTTTCCTCTTTCTTGGAACTCAGTGAGCCTTCATGTCTGTTTGCTGTATGTATGTGTTTCTGGTGTCACCTCTGTTTTAATATTGTGTTTGCTTGA
Coding sequences:
- the LOC119345036 gene encoding uncharacterized protein LOC119345036, which codes for MATALRHAARRFGTRAAAEAEAEAIIERSPLYTSTRIVDSTTGRDLTPNQRKDAIFRLAQIHAQKEDLYNTIAAWQADYTAKGNVVTRKNNLLLKQLSQHVKPRPDDPRWRSSQRAVYFNDFLKFTGAVLIGKMAGDAFSQYKAKQDHDGHKGSS